The nucleotide sequence AGACAGGCTGCGCGGCCACGGCGTATCGTATTGCGCCATCTGCGACGGCAATTTTTTTCGCAACCAGACGGTAGCGGTAGTTGGCGGCGGCAATTCGGCGCTGGAAGAGTCACTTTACCTTGCAAAGATTGTAGGAAAGCTCTATCTTATCCACCGCCGCGATGATTTTCGCGGGCACAAGATTTATCAGGATAAGCTTGCCGCCTACGGCGACAAGATCGAGATCATGCGCAGCTGCGTTGTAAGCCGCTTGCACGGCGAAAACGAGCTGACAGGCCTAACGGTAAAGGAACTGAAGACCGGTCAGGAACGCCATCTGCCCGTAGACGGGCTTTTCGTCTATGTTGGGTATGAGCCTTCCACCGCCTTTTTGCCCGCAGAGGTCGTCCGTGACGAACAAGGCTTCATTATCACCGATACGGAAATGCGCACGAGCATTCCGGGCATTTTTGCCGCTGGTGATATCCGTTCAAAGCTTTGCCGTCAGGTAATCACTGCCGCCGGTGACGGCGCAACTGCCGCGCAGGCGGCGTTTGTCTTTTTGGAACAGCTCCATGCATAAAAAAATGCTTCGCTCCCTTTTGCTTGTCATAAGCATGTTTGCGGTTTCCGGTTGCGGCATCATTGATATGATATACCTGCCGCCGGCGGAAGATACCGCCCAGGAGGTTTTTGAAGCCGCCAATGACGCCATGAGTGAAAAAAACTACGTGCGCGCCGTGGAGCTGTACAACAAACTTCGCGACACCTACCCCTTCAGCCCCTATACGGTTGATGCGGAGCTGTCGCTGGCCGACGCCTATTTCCTTGACGAGGAATACGAGCTTGCAGCCGAAACCTACAAGGATTTCGAGTCGCTGCATCCTCGTCACGAAGCTATCCCCTATGTTCTGTACCAGACAGGCATGTCGCTCATGAAGCAGTTCCGCTCCATCGACAGGGCCACCACAGAGCTTAAGGAAGCGTACGACTACTTTGACCGCTTGCGCCAGACCTTCCCCGATTCGCCCTATTCCAAGAGCGCGGAAGAGCACATGCGCACGTGCCGTCAGCTTATGGCCGAGCACGAACTGTATATTGCCGACGTGTTCTGGCACATGAAGAAATACGGCCCGGCCTGGCATCGCTACGAGTACATTGTTGCCACTTACAAGGATGTGCCTGAAGTTGCCGAGCACGCCCAGGAAAAGAGCCTCGCTGCCTATCACAACTATCGTGAGGCGCAGTCGAAGGACGTTCGTGAAAAACGCGAGGGCAGCTGGAAAAAGTGGTTTACTTGGCTGTAAGCGTACGTAACGGTTTTTGCTAAAAGTTTGCACGCATTACAAACCGGCTGTTTTGAAAAAAACAGCCGGTTTGTGTCGCATTACGCCCATGCCTTGTATTTGCGCCGCTGGCCGTCTTGCGTAGTTTGTGCCTGCATTTTATAACCCTCAGAATATCTGCCAGATATAGGGATGCCCTATGACTATGCTTAACAGCGGTGCAGACGAAAAAAGCCGTGCCGCCATGTTTTCGCTGCTGGCAGCGCTGGCGCTTACCAGTGTCAAACTCGCCGTAGGGCTATATACAAACAGTCTTGGCATATTGTCCGAGGCGCTGCACAGCGGGCTTGACCTTTTGGCTGCGGCCCTTACGCTTGCAGCGATAAAAATTTCATCAAAACCTGCCGATTCGCGGCATCCCTACGGTCACGGCAAGGCAGAGAACCTGTCCGCCCTGGCGCAGACGGTGCTGCTGTTCGTTACGTGCGCCTGGGTCGTTTATGAAGGCGTGCACCGCCTCACATCCGGGGCAAGCCCTGTTGTTCCCTCGCTTTGGGGTGTTGGCGTCATGGCTTTTTCCATGGCCATAGACATCAATCGGGTGCGCGTTTTGCGGCGTGTGGCCAAAAACTTTAACAGCCAGGCCCTTGAGGCCGATGCTCTGCATTTTTCCACCGATATTTTGTCCTCGGCCGTGGTGCTTGTGGGCGTGTTTGCCGTATGGTTAGCGCAGGCCTTGCAGTTGCCGGCGCCTGTGAGCAGGGTGCTTTCGCAGGCGGATACGGTGGCCGCGTTGCTGGTGGCCGCCATTATTTTCAGGGCCAGCATGCACATGGCGGCGGATGCGGTGGACATGCTTATGGATTCCGGCTCTGCGCACGCCAGCGAGGCCATTGTCGCAGGAGTCAAAAAAATCGCGGGCATATCAGAAGTCACACGGGTGCGCGTGCGCACAAGCGGCCCGCAGAGCTTTGTTGACCTGACGGTGGGTGTTGCGCCTGGTTTGAAGGTAAGCGACGGTCATCGGCTGGCGCACGAGGCGGAGGAGGCCGTGGCCGCCGTCTTGCCGGGCGCGGATGTGACCGTGCATGTCGAGCCGCGCAAATCGTGCCGCATTGACGAAAACAACCCCTTTGTCCTGGTGCAGCTTGCCGCCTCGGAGCACGGTCTGGCCGTGCACGACGTGCATGTCCTGAGTGCGGATACGGCCTGTCACATTGAGCTGCATGTGGAGCTGCCCGGCCAGATGCCCTTTGACAGGGCCTACGCTCGCGTCAAGGCTTTTGAGGATTCGCTGCGCGAAACCTTGCCGGGCGTTGAGATCGTCAGCCATCTTGAGCCCAAGGCCCCAAGCGCTGCGCTCGAATCCGGCGCTTCGGTTTCACTGCCGTTTTCAGAAATGGCCTGGCGCGAGATTGAGGCGGCTGTGGGAAATGAACCCCTGGCGTGCACGCCGCACAAATTTTCTACCTACGTGCTGCCCGAGCAAGGGGTGTGTATTTCATTCCACTGCAATGTCAGCGTGGGCCTGTCGGTTGAGGAGGCTCACAACGTATGCTCGCGCCTTGAAAAGCGCATCAGGGCAGCCGTGCCCCAGCTGGGGAGACTGAGCATACACATGGAACCCGCCGTAGATTCGGGCAATGCCAAGACGTAGCGCCCAGACGCTGTCCCTAACGAACGTCAGCCCGTAGCCTCGCTTGGCGGCACTTGCCGCCAGAGTACTGCCGGGACCTCAGCCTCAAAGCCATTGTCATGCCTTGACAGGCGAGGTAAGACGCCATACTCAGGCCGCAATGGCGTGACCCGTCGTAAAAGGGACGCATAATACGCCTTGGCAGAGCCATTGCCCGCGTCCAAATGTCTGGCGTGGCTGCAGCTGCGTGTGGGGCTGCTTGCGGCGGGCGCAAAGCGCTGTCCGCAACCTTGTTGCGCTCTGATTATAGGCCTGATTTTACTCTTGGTTTTGCGCCAGGTTTGGCGCTACATCTTGCGGTTGCGGTTCGCCGCTGTCGCTATCAGCGTCAACGCGCTGGGGAGCGGCTGTTTCAACCAGCGCACGCCACAGATTGTCTATGCCGTATCGGTTGCTGGACGAGGTGACAATCGGGCGCGTTCCGAGCAGTTCCTGCCATTCATTTTGCCGGTTGGCGCGCTCTCGCTGGGTGCACTTGTCGGCCTTGGTCAGTACGGGCACAATATTCAGGCCATTGGTGCGGGCAAAGGCTGCAAGGTTTTTGTCGAGCGTTTGAGGCTCAAGGCGGCTGTCGAGCAGCAGGGCCAAAGCTTTGAGGCTTGCGCATTCCACCAGGTAGCGCTCAAGCAAATGCGCCCATTTTTCGCGTTCGGAATGGCTTGCGCGGGCATAGCCGTAGCCCGGCAGGTCCACAAGATAGAAATTGTGGGGCGTGACGCGATAATAATTTACCGAGCGTGTTTTGCCGGGGGTAGAGCTGACTTTAGCCAGTTTTTTTCGTCCGGCCAGCGCGTTGATAAGCGATGATTTGCCGACATTTGAGCGCCCGGCAAGGGCTATTTGCGCCTCTGGCAGCGATATGAGCTGCTCAAGGGTATAGGCGGTGGTTTCAAGGGTAAGAACGGGATTCATAATAAACCTCATGTAATACTTTAGCTTTGTGTCTTGACAAGCAGGCTTGTTTCAGCAAATATTTTCAATTCAGGGCTGACATTTTCAGCCAACTTCCGTATAAGGTAGCCGCTCTTGCCGCAGTTGGCAAATGATCGGCTTTTCTGCCAGCCTGCGCCGGTTTGAGGCGACATGTTAGGAGGACAAATGTATTCTACCACAGACTTTCGTAAGGGCCTGAAGATTGAAGTCGAGGGAACCCCTTTCGAAATCGTTGACTTTCAGCACTTCAAGCCCGGCAAGGGTGGCGCCATGGTGCGCACCAAACTGCGCAACATCCTTACCGGCCGCATGCAGGATATAACCTTCCGTTCCGGCGAAAAAGTTGGCAAGCCCGACCTGGAAACCCGCGACATGCAGTTTCTCTATCGCCAGGAAGACGACCTTATCTTCATGGATATGACTACCTACGAACAGCTGCAGATGCACATCACCACCACCGACGGCAAGGAAGGCTTCCTTAAAGACGGTCAGGAATGCCGCGTGCTGCTGTACAAGGGCAACCCCCTTGATATCGACATCCCGCTGAGCCTTGTGCTGACTGTTATTGAAACCGAGCCCGGCGCCAAGGGTGACACTGTAAGCAACGTCACCAAGGCCGCCAAGCTTGAAACCGGTATTTCGGTTCAGGTGCCCATTTTTGTCAACGAAGGTGACCGCATCAAGGTTGACACCCGCACCAAGGAATACCTGGGCCGGGAATGATAACCGGTTCGGGAGGGTAGCCCTACGGACGCCCATAAATTCAGCCGCGAGCTTCTTGGCCTTTTTCTTATCTTCTGGGCACTGCTGCTGTTGCTCAGCCTGCTCAGTTTTGACGCCAACGACCCTGGTCTCAACCATGTGGTCAGCGGCGTGGTCAAGGTCAGAAACAAGGCGGGCCTTTTCGGCGCGTACACTGCTGGTTTTCTTAACGATGTGTTTGGCGTGGCCGCCTATCTCTGCCCACTGATTTTCGGTGCGCTGGGGGCGGCCTACGTTTCTCCTGCGTACAGCCTGCACTGGTCGCGCTGGCTGGGCTTTTTTTTGCTGACCATCTGTCTGCTTGTTATCGGCTCGGCCGC is from Desulfovibrio desulfuricans and encodes:
- the trxB gene encoding thioredoxin-disulfide reductase — protein: MKVYDAVVIGSGPAGITAAMYLARSGCSVLLPEQLAAGGQILQTEAMENYPGFPKGIKGYELADLFDAHLAGLAVDRPAASVESVTGSAGHFVVRAGGAEHHCKTVIVCSGAHHKPLGLENEDRLRGHGVSYCAICDGNFFRNQTVAVVGGGNSALEESLYLAKIVGKLYLIHRRDDFRGHKIYQDKLAAYGDKIEIMRSCVVSRLHGENELTGLTVKELKTGQERHLPVDGLFVYVGYEPSTAFLPAEVVRDEQGFIITDTEMRTSIPGIFAAGDIRSKLCRQVITAAGDGATAAQAAFVFLEQLHA
- a CDS encoding outer membrane protein assembly factor BamD; translated protein: MHKKMLRSLLLVISMFAVSGCGIIDMIYLPPAEDTAQEVFEAANDAMSEKNYVRAVELYNKLRDTYPFSPYTVDAELSLADAYFLDEEYELAAETYKDFESLHPRHEAIPYVLYQTGMSLMKQFRSIDRATTELKEAYDYFDRLRQTFPDSPYSKSAEEHMRTCRQLMAEHELYIADVFWHMKKYGPAWHRYEYIVATYKDVPEVAEHAQEKSLAAYHNYREAQSKDVREKREGSWKKWFTWL
- a CDS encoding cation diffusion facilitator family transporter, which translates into the protein MTMLNSGADEKSRAAMFSLLAALALTSVKLAVGLYTNSLGILSEALHSGLDLLAAALTLAAIKISSKPADSRHPYGHGKAENLSALAQTVLLFVTCAWVVYEGVHRLTSGASPVVPSLWGVGVMAFSMAIDINRVRVLRRVAKNFNSQALEADALHFSTDILSSAVVLVGVFAVWLAQALQLPAPVSRVLSQADTVAALLVAAIIFRASMHMAADAVDMLMDSGSAHASEAIVAGVKKIAGISEVTRVRVRTSGPQSFVDLTVGVAPGLKVSDGHRLAHEAEEAVAAVLPGADVTVHVEPRKSCRIDENNPFVLVQLAASEHGLAVHDVHVLSADTACHIELHVELPGQMPFDRAYARVKAFEDSLRETLPGVEIVSHLEPKAPSAALESGASVSLPFSEMAWREIEAAVGNEPLACTPHKFSTYVLPEQGVCISFHCNVSVGLSVEEAHNVCSRLEKRIRAAVPQLGRLSIHMEPAVDSGNAKT
- the yihA gene encoding ribosome biogenesis GTP-binding protein YihA/YsxC gives rise to the protein MNPVLTLETTAYTLEQLISLPEAQIALAGRSNVGKSSLINALAGRKKLAKVSSTPGKTRSVNYYRVTPHNFYLVDLPGYGYARASHSEREKWAHLLERYLVECASLKALALLLDSRLEPQTLDKNLAAFARTNGLNIVPVLTKADKCTQRERANRQNEWQELLGTRPIVTSSSNRYGIDNLWRALVETAAPQRVDADSDSGEPQPQDVAPNLAQNQE
- the efp gene encoding elongation factor P, coding for MYSTTDFRKGLKIEVEGTPFEIVDFQHFKPGKGGAMVRTKLRNILTGRMQDITFRSGEKVGKPDLETRDMQFLYRQEDDLIFMDMTTYEQLQMHITTTDGKEGFLKDGQECRVLLYKGNPLDIDIPLSLVLTVIETEPGAKGDTVSNVTKAAKLETGISVQVPIFVNEGDRIKVDTRTKEYLGRE